From Planococcus halocryophilus, the proteins below share one genomic window:
- a CDS encoding class D sortase produces the protein MRRWVGLMLLFIGIAIVVYNFQEWNTGRTAAQDITEKEVQDFKEIAQSIEKEMIFTPPPVESVPSPLLTADVSHETGGEIATLLIPKIEQKYSVYWGTDPSVLNQGVGVFVSDLTTVPGGYGHTVLSGHRDTVFTRLGELEKADLLHVQYETKTYVYEVMDSWITHEDDRTVIVEKDESILTLTTCYPFDFIGYASDRYIVQARLVGEHDIAD, from the coding sequence ATGAGGCGTTGGGTCGGCTTGATGCTTTTGTTTATTGGAATAGCAATCGTAGTCTATAATTTCCAGGAATGGAATACTGGACGAACAGCTGCACAGGATATCACTGAAAAAGAAGTGCAGGATTTTAAAGAAATTGCACAATCGATTGAAAAAGAGATGATTTTTACTCCACCGCCTGTTGAAAGCGTTCCTTCTCCTCTTCTCACTGCAGACGTATCACATGAAACGGGAGGAGAAATTGCAACACTACTTATACCGAAAATCGAACAAAAGTATTCAGTCTACTGGGGAACTGATCCTTCCGTTTTGAATCAGGGAGTCGGGGTGTTTGTCAGTGATCTGACGACTGTTCCCGGTGGTTACGGGCATACTGTGTTAAGCGGCCACCGTGATACAGTGTTTACAAGATTGGGAGAGTTGGAAAAGGCGGATTTGCTCCATGTCCAATACGAAACTAAGACGTATGTATATGAGGTTATGGATAGTTGGATTACGCATGAAGATGATAGGACTGTCATTGTGGAAAAAGACGAATCTATTCTGACTTTAACAACTTGTTATCCGTTTGATTTCATCGGTTATGCATCAGACCGCTATATCGTACAAGCAAGATTGGTTGGTGAGCATGATATTGCAGATTAG
- a CDS encoding LPXTG cell wall anchor domain-containing protein produces the protein MKKGIFGILSGTLLFIGTTFSVAADNHVDRDCGEFANHEEVMAFWYENGYNADNDPHDLDRDNDGLACEVSQSEYDNYVASQENDDSEEAVEENEEEGAALPDTASNGPLMMLFGAGIAGAGSLLLFRRKNRMA, from the coding sequence ATGAAAAAAGGTATTTTTGGAATTTTATCGGGAACGCTTTTGTTTATTGGTACTACTTTTAGTGTCGCTGCGGATAATCACGTGGACAGAGATTGCGGTGAATTTGCAAACCATGAGGAAGTTATGGCATTTTGGTATGAAAATGGGTATAACGCAGACAATGATCCTCATGATCTCGACCGTGATAATGACGGATTAGCCTGTGAAGTAAGTCAAAGTGAATATGACAATTACGTAGCCAGCCAGGAAAATGATGATTCTGAGGAAGCAGTAGAAGAAAATGAGGAAGAAGGAGCAGCTTTACCGGATACCGCTTCGAACGGTCCTCTTATGATGCTATTCGGCGCTGGTATCGCTGGTGCGGGTTCATTGCTTTTATTCCGTCGTAAAAATAGAATGGCTTAA
- a CDS encoding cupin domain-containing protein: protein MRTDKGFKVNAGDARFGEHFKMKGVTLNNLDLKISAADTENDLTVFEQTGLTPNGGPPLHIHPFQDEWFYVIEGEYLFQVGDNKYQMKSGDTIYLPRNVQHAFLQLTEKGKMLVSYLPAGKMEAFFKVTDKWTSPPTKEEITKVFADHDMKVVGAPLKAD, encoded by the coding sequence ATGAGAACTGATAAAGGATTTAAAGTAAATGCAGGGGATGCCAGATTTGGAGAACACTTCAAAATGAAAGGTGTTACGCTGAATAATTTAGACCTCAAAATCTCCGCGGCTGACACGGAAAATGATTTAACGGTGTTTGAGCAAACCGGACTTACTCCAAACGGAGGACCGCCTTTGCACATCCATCCTTTTCAGGACGAATGGTTTTATGTAATTGAAGGAGAATATCTATTTCAAGTTGGTGATAACAAATATCAAATGAAATCGGGCGACACTATTTACCTTCCAAGAAATGTGCAACATGCCTTCTTGCAATTGACAGAAAAAGGAAAGATGTTAGTTTCTTATTTGCCAGCAGGAAAGATGGAAGCATTTTTTAAGGTTACAGACAAGTGGACTTCTCCCCCGACAAAAGAAGAGATTACAAAAGTATTTGCAGATCATGATATGAAAGTTGTTGGAGCACCATTGAAAGCTGATTAA
- a CDS encoding TspO/MBR family protein has product MEFLKVKGKIKTGKLALSIMVPIVGGSLAGAFANRNTKEEYAELKRPSFSPPPWIFPLAWTALYTSMGVAKYRAAEKAALKKEEGKVLLPYNLQLGLNFLWSFLFFKWGLRGTALAEMALLLATITWTTYVFYQYDQTAGTLMVPYIAWVMFAMGLNASIWKLNK; this is encoded by the coding sequence ATGGAGTTCCTGAAAGTGAAGGGCAAGATCAAAACCGGAAAACTGGCGTTGAGTATAATGGTGCCGATTGTCGGCGGTTCATTAGCCGGCGCTTTCGCAAACCGCAACACCAAAGAAGAATACGCTGAATTGAAAAGGCCATCTTTCTCCCCGCCACCTTGGATCTTTCCCTTGGCGTGGACCGCTTTATACACTTCCATGGGAGTGGCAAAATACAGAGCAGCGGAAAAAGCCGCGTTGAAAAAAGAAGAGGGGAAAGTACTGCTCCCATACAATTTGCAATTGGGTCTGAACTTCCTGTGGTCATTTCTTTTCTTCAAATGGGGGCTACGCGGCACCGCGCTTGCGGAAATGGCTTTGCTGCTCGCAACGATAACGTGGACGACGTATGTATTTTACCAATACGATCAAACAGCCGGCACTCTCATGGTCCCTTATATCGCTTGGGTAATGTTCGCAATGGGCTTGAATGCTTCGATCTGGAAGCTGAATAAATGA